The Desulfobacterales bacterium genome includes a region encoding these proteins:
- a CDS encoding adenine deaminase C-terminal domain-containing protein, with protein MTTLKSDSRHSAADAQQKPIDMLLTGGTVLNVYSGELLKADVTVHNGKIWSVGHFNPVQPHAARIIDVTDKVLVPGYIEPHAHADNIYNPISFGEEACKKGVTTIFCDNLVYFPPIGVTLFEELMNTLSKGPVKFFWFCRTNPQTAVANEDEIFSLDSIETLIKNPFVRSIGEITRWPDMIKGNSKILNMIDAARKANKRVDGHLAGAKFEKLNVLARVGVESCHESITGEDVLNRLRLGLYVILRESSLRRDLADIIRPIVEKNILTERLMLTTDSSTAVYYDTFGMTDHLIDIAIKEGIPPVLAYRMVTLNPAVYYGLDRQIGGIAPGRDADILILKDLYHPVPETTISKGRVIAKNGNLAAPFPQIAWEKFFPKTLFVNHEWRATADFFKIFTPEKSMDFPVVEMISAVITRVKWTCFDSENGHLTLQDKEGVCHAALLDRNGRWITNGMVGGFGDGIEGLASSYNTAREILVLGRSHEAMKTAVNRVLEMKGGIVLIEKGEIIYEFPLPLLGYGSYEPLQLVARKEKELIDILLTRGYRFHDPFYTLAFLPNDFLPDARINYNGVVDIKTGEVLWPRKDLKAQQTLSKISSNSIAP; from the coding sequence ATGACCACGCTAAAATCCGATTCCCGACACTCGGCCGCCGATGCACAACAAAAACCTATTGATATGCTTCTTACCGGCGGAACGGTTTTGAATGTCTATTCAGGAGAGTTACTGAAAGCAGACGTTACCGTACATAATGGAAAAATATGGTCGGTAGGCCATTTCAACCCGGTGCAGCCCCATGCCGCGCGCATCATCGATGTCACGGATAAGGTGCTGGTTCCCGGTTATATTGAACCCCACGCTCATGCCGATAATATCTATAATCCGATATCGTTCGGTGAAGAAGCGTGCAAAAAGGGGGTTACCACAATTTTCTGTGATAACCTCGTGTATTTTCCGCCCATCGGGGTAACGCTGTTTGAGGAATTGATGAACACGCTTTCCAAAGGGCCGGTTAAATTTTTCTGGTTTTGCAGGACGAATCCCCAGACCGCCGTAGCGAATGAAGACGAGATTTTCTCATTGGATTCCATTGAAACCCTTATCAAAAACCCGTTTGTTCGATCCATTGGCGAAATAACAAGATGGCCCGACATGATAAAGGGAAATTCAAAAATTTTGAATATGATTGACGCCGCCAGAAAGGCCAATAAGCGAGTGGATGGCCATCTTGCCGGCGCCAAATTCGAAAAACTGAACGTTCTCGCCCGAGTGGGTGTGGAATCCTGCCATGAGAGCATAACCGGGGAAGATGTGCTCAACAGGTTACGGCTCGGCCTGTATGTTATCTTAAGAGAAAGTTCGCTCAGACGGGACTTGGCCGATATCATCCGGCCGATTGTCGAAAAAAATATACTGACGGAACGATTGATGTTGACCACGGATTCGTCTACGGCCGTATATTATGACACGTTCGGTATGACCGACCATCTGATCGATATCGCCATTAAGGAAGGCATTCCCCCCGTATTGGCATACCGCATGGTAACCCTTAACCCCGCCGTATATTACGGTCTGGACCGGCAGATCGGCGGCATTGCGCCGGGAAGAGACGCTGACATACTAATTTTGAAAGATCTCTATCATCCGGTTCCGGAAACAACGATATCCAAGGGACGGGTAATCGCAAAGAATGGCAACCTCGCCGCCCCCTTTCCTCAAATAGCGTGGGAGAAATTTTTTCCAAAAACACTGTTCGTGAATCATGAGTGGCGTGCGACGGCAGATTTTTTCAAGATTTTCACTCCGGAAAAATCGATGGATTTCCCCGTGGTGGAAATGATCAGCGCTGTCATCACCCGCGTCAAATGGACTTGTTTTGATTCGGAAAATGGACATTTAACGCTGCAGGATAAAGAGGGGGTATGCCATGCCGCCCTATTGGACAGGAATGGACGTTGGATCACCAATGGCATGGTCGGAGGCTTTGGGGATGGAATTGAGGGGTTGGCCTCTTCTTATAATACCGCCAGAGAAATTTTGGTATTAGGCCGTTCACACGAAGCAATGAAGACCGCCGTGAATAGAGTGTTGGAGATGAAGGGGGGCATTGTCCTTATTGAAAAAGGTGAGATTATTTATGAATTTCCCTTGCCTCTTTTGGGATATGGTTCCTACGAACCATTGCAGTTGGTCGCTCGAAAAGAAAAAGAATTAATCGATATCCTTTTAACCAGGGGTTATCGATTTCATGATCCGTTTTATACGCTTGCCTTTTTGCCGAATGATTTCCTGCCCGATGCCAGAATCAATTATAACGGCGTGGTCGATATCAAGACCGGTGAGGTTCTTTGGCCGCGAAAAGACTTGAAAGCGCAACAAACACTTTCTAAAATATCAAGTAACAGCATTGCCCCATAA
- a CDS encoding DEAD/DEAH box helicase produces MSFDQLGLRVELLNALKAKGYTDPTPIQTQAIPAILDGRDIFARAQTGTGKTDAFALPLVEVLSQQQSNNGRPPRALVLTPTRELALQVGASIKAYARRVSMRCTVVHGGVRINPQIDRLKRGIDILVATPGRLLDLACQRHLNLSRIEFLVFDEADRMLDLGFSDEISEILDLVPSERRTMLFSATYTQQIRELAEKMLKDPDYIEVTPRNTAAESVAQTVHLVDRSNKRALLIHLITTGRWTRILVFARTKHGANKLTEKLMAQGIRVAALHSNKSQSFRTRTLEAFKNGEIRILVATDVAARGLDIIHLPIVVNYDMPAIPEDYVHRIGRTGRAGESGLAVSLVSQDEKRYLQAIENLLKQKIPVEKVNGYTEDSDVPDFVLYRPNSTQSEQRADPAIKEMVAEKSSSKKRAQPRISKTKGSGNGPAPVSKTRSGKRNDKPGKRTSRH; encoded by the coding sequence ATGTCATTTGATCAACTTGGCCTTCGGGTCGAACTGCTTAACGCCCTTAAAGCCAAGGGGTACACCGATCCAACCCCCATACAAACCCAGGCCATTCCTGCCATCCTTGATGGACGGGACATTTTTGCCCGTGCTCAGACCGGAACAGGAAAAACAGACGCGTTTGCGCTCCCTTTGGTCGAGGTGTTGAGTCAACAGCAGAGCAACAACGGGCGCCCCCCTCGTGCGCTTGTCCTGACCCCCACGCGGGAACTGGCGCTTCAGGTGGGAGCGAGCATCAAGGCCTATGCAAGGCGGGTTTCCATGCGATGCACCGTGGTTCACGGCGGGGTTCGCATCAATCCGCAGATCGATCGGTTGAAACGCGGCATCGATATTCTTGTGGCCACACCGGGACGCCTGCTCGATCTTGCCTGCCAAAGGCACCTGAATCTTTCCCGCATTGAGTTTCTGGTGTTCGATGAGGCGGACAGAATGCTCGATCTGGGATTTAGCGATGAGATTTCCGAGATTCTCGATCTGGTCCCCTCTGAGCGCAGGACCATGCTGTTTTCCGCCACCTACACGCAACAGATTCGGGAGCTTGCCGAAAAAATGCTGAAGGATCCGGACTATATCGAGGTGACGCCCCGCAATACCGCGGCAGAATCGGTTGCGCAAACGGTTCACCTGGTGGACCGATCCAATAAACGTGCGCTTCTTATCCATCTGATCACCACGGGACGCTGGACCCGGATACTGGTTTTTGCCCGCACAAAGCACGGGGCGAACAAGCTTACCGAGAAACTGATGGCACAAGGGATTCGTGTCGCCGCCCTGCACAGCAACAAAAGCCAGTCTTTTCGAACACGCACGTTAGAAGCGTTCAAGAACGGAGAGATTCGTATTCTTGTGGCAACGGATGTAGCCGCAAGGGGCCTGGACATCATCCATTTGCCCATTGTGGTCAATTACGATATGCCGGCCATTCCCGAGGATTATGTTCACCGAATCGGTCGCACCGGCCGCGCAGGTGAAAGTGGACTTGCCGTTTCCTTGGTCAGCCAAGATGAAAAGCGTTATCTTCAGGCCATTGAAAACTTGCTGAAGCAAAAGATACCGGTGGAAAAGGTGAATGGTTATACAGAGGATAGCGATGTGCCGGACTTTGTTCTCTATCGTCCCAACAGTACACAGAGCGAACAAAGGGCGGACCCGGCCATCAAAGAGATGGTTGCCGAAAAAAGTTCTTCAAAAAAGCGAGCGCAACCCCGTATTTCCAAAACGAAAGGGTCCGGCAACGGCCCGGCGCCGGTATCAAAAACCCGATCCGGCAAAAGAAACGATAAGCCGGGGAAAAGGACCTCTCGGCATTGA